One genomic window of Verrucomicrobiales bacterium includes the following:
- a CDS encoding cobalamin B12-binding domain-containing protein produces MDADISQHRGRILIGKPGLDGHDRGAKFIARALRDAGFEVIYTGIRRTPEEIVASAVQEDVDAIGLSILSGSHNHLFLSVLDLLKKAGAGDIPVLGGGVIPAADAENLKRSGIKAVFSSGTPVQQIIDAFAQAIRERNPQQEMEG; encoded by the coding sequence ATGGATGCGGACATAAGCCAGCACCGCGGGAGAATACTGATCGGTAAGCCAGGGTTGGATGGACATGACCGGGGAGCCAAGTTCATCGCCCGGGCCTTGCGTGATGCGGGGTTTGAGGTCATCTACACGGGAATTCGCCGAACCCCCGAGGAGATCGTCGCCTCCGCGGTTCAGGAGGATGTGGATGCCATCGGCCTCTCCATTCTGTCCGGTTCCCACAATCACCTCTTTCTGTCAGTCCTCGATCTGCTCAAGAAGGCCGGGGCCGGCGATATTCCTGTGCTGGGCGGCGGGGTCATCCCGGCGGCCGATGCCGAGAATCTCAAGCGCAGCGGAATCAAGGCGGTTTTTTCGTCCGGAACTCCGGTCCAGCAGATCATCGACGCCTTTGCTCAGGCGATCCGCGAGCGAAACCCTCAACAAGAGATGGAGGGATGA